DNA from Acidobacteriota bacterium:
ACGAAACATAAGCCCCCATGCTTGACCCGACCAGAACCAGCCGGTTGGCGGCTTTTGGGTTGAAGGCAAGCAACCGTCTGACCCGTTCATCGGGGTCATCAACCCCGGCATAGTCGGGGCTTTCCACGGCAAACCCCCTGGCTTTTCCAACCTCAGCCAGCCGTTGGATCTTGCTTCCCCAGGGGCCGCTTTCCTTCCCATGGGCAAAAAAAATGACGTTCTGGTGCATAATTTGGTAATCTCCCACGGAGTTGACTTCTTTCTACTCGAATTTCCTGTTAAAAAATCAGTCCAAGCTTTTTCCATCCCCCCTTACCAACCAGCAACACCAGAAATCTTACCCTGAATCCAGGAAAGGGAAGCTGTGACGACTCTTGCCATCATTGGAACCGGGATTGCCGGCCTTGGGTGCGCTCATTTTCTGCACCAGCGATTTGATTTGACACTTTTTGAACAAAACGACTATGTCGGCGGCCACACAAACACGGTTGAAGCTGACGAGGGTGGGAAACCTATCCCTATCGACACCGGGTTTATGGTGTACAACGAAGTCACCTACCCCAATTTGACCCGACTTTTCCGCGAGTTGCAGGTGGCGGTAAAGCCAACCACGATGTCGTTTAGTGTTCAGCATATCCCGACTGGACTGGAGTTTTGCGGTTCAAGTATCAATCATTTATTTGCCCAACGGCGCAATTTGTTACGGCCCCGGTTTCTGATCATGCTCGCCAAAATTGACCGATTTAATAAAGAAGCGGTTGACGCTCTGAATGAACATCGGTTTCAAAACTATACGGTTCAACAATATATCGAAGAGCGCCAGTATGGCGATGATTTGCTCAACCTCTATCTGATTCCGATGAGTTCGGCTGTCTGGTCAACTCCGCCGGATAAAATGCTGGAATTCCCGGCTGTGACCTTGTTGCGGTTTTTCTACAATCACGGATTTTTGGGACTCTACACCCAGCATCCCTGGCTGACAGTTGATCAGGGGGCCAAATCATATGTCGCCAAAATCACAGCACCATTTCAAAAGAAAATCAGAGTCAATCAGCCTGTGGTTCGGGTGACCCGAACGTCAAATCAGGTCATCGTCCAGACACGGGATGGAGTGACTCAGACCTTTGACAAGGTGATTTTTGCCTGCCACGGCGACCAGGCCCTCCGATTATTAGGCGATCCGACACCAAATGAACAGCGATTGCTCAGCGCATTTTCCTACCAGCCAAATCTGGCCGTTTTACACACGGATGCAAGCTTGATGCCCCGGAGAAAACTGGCCTGGTCGTCGTGGAATTACCGAATTGAGTTCGATGAGCGAGGAAAGGTGTCTCCGACAACCATATATTGGATGAATAGTTTACAGGGAGTCTCCGACAAGCGGAATTATTTTGTTTCAATCAATGGTGAGCATCGAATCAACCCACAGCACATCCTCAAACGGATTGAATATGAACACCCACTTTTTTCCCTCAAGGCTATGAACGCCCAACTCGAACTCCCAAAACTGAACCAGATATCGCCGCTTCAGACCACATATTTTTGCGGAAGTTATTTCAAATATGGGTTTCACGAAGATGCCTTTACCTCAGCCCTTGAACTTTCACGGACAATTACCGGCAAGGCAATCTGGAAGTGATGGTTGGGAAATGAGATGTACCCTGACGAAATGACAATGAACCTGATTCAAACCACCACTTCAATACCAACCGGATTTTCAACCTCGTGTCTGTACGAATGCCGGGTGATGCACGCCCGCCTGCAGCCCAAACCCCACCGGTTTGAATATCGAGTGTTTATGATGTATCTGGATTTGGATGAGATTCCGGTGCTGGCCCGGCACTTATGGAGTTTTAGTCGCGAACGTTTCAACCTGTATGCTTTTCGAGAATCTGACCATTTCATCGGGACAGCGCCAACCTTGAAAGAAAACATCATTGACTTTGCCAGCCAGCATGGGGTGGATGTTTCCGGTGGTCGAGTTACCTTGCTGACCTTGCCACGCATTGCCGGGTATATCTTTAATCCAGTTTCTTTTTACTTCTGTTTTGATCGCCAGGGTGCCCCCGCCTGTGCCATTGCCGAAGTAAATAACACGTTTCATGAAACCAAACCATATTTTGTTCCGAAGATAGGTGCACACAGTGACAATCCACCGCGCTTTCGCTTACTGGCCCCGAAGTATTTCTACGTTTCGCCCTTTTCTGAGCTGGATTTTCAATTTGAGTTCAAGCTGCAACTGCCGGACGACAGTCTGAAAATCTATGTCAATGATTTTAACGGCGAAACCAAAATGCTGGTCAGTTCGCTGATTGGAACGCGGGAACCACTCACTGATGCCCGGTTGATGTGGTTTGCTTTCAAGTATCCCTTATTAACCTTGCAAGTTATTGGTGGTATTCACTATCAGGCACTTTTACTGTATTTGAAAAAGATACCCTTCCATCGCAAATCAGCGAACCCCACGTTGCAGCGCGATGTCATTCACCCCCATCATTCTATTGTTGGAAGGACACACGAGACCCCATGAGTTCGCAGCCGGACCATACCAATTTTTTGGAATCCCCACCTTCTTCGTCGCCAGATTCTTCGACAACAGTGACTTCAGCCGCAACTGAGTCATTTGGATTTTATCAACGCATTGTGATCGGGGTGCTTGAAAGCATGACCCGTGGTTGTTTGAACCTGGAATTTCCTGATGGCACAAACCGCGCGTTTGGTCAGCCTGGGACTGCCAACAGCGCTCGACTTCGGATTCTCAATCCAGTGTTTTTCAAAAAGTGCGTGTTGTATGGCGATATCGGGTTTGGGGAAGCTTATGTTGACGGAGATTGGGATACCGACGATATCACGCGCGTGATTTCGTGGGCCATCAACAACATTGACACCATTCAAGTGATGTCAGGTTCAAAAGGGAAGTCCTGGCTGGTGAATATTTTCGGGTTTTTGAACCGGGTCTATCACCTGATGCGTCCCAACAGCTTGCGGACCAGTCGGCGCAATATCCAGGAGCACTATGATTTGGGGAATGCGTTTTACCAGACCTTTCTTGACTCGACGATGACGTATTCCTGTGCCTATTTTGCGGCGCCCGATCAATCACTTGAAGCCGCGCAACTGGCGAAATATGACGCGCTGTGCCGCAAGCTCAAGCTCAAAGCCACCGACCATGTCCTTGAAATTGGAACTGGATGGGGTGGTTTTAGCCGGTATGCGGCCAAAACCTTTGGTTGTCGGATTACCACGGTGACCATTTCTGAAGAGCAGTTTAAATACGCCAAATCGCTGGTTGAGCGTGAAGGGCTTTCTGACCAGATTGAGATTCGACTCCAGGATTACCGCCACATCGAAGGACAGTTTGACAAGATTGTTTCAATTGAAATGATTGAAGCGGTTGGAGATGCGTTCCTCGAAACCTATTTTCAAAAGTGTCAGGACGTTCTCAAAAAGGATGGATTGCTGGCGTTGCAGATGATTACCTGCCCTGATTCCCGCTATGAATTGCTGCGCAAAGGGGTTGATTGGATTCAAAAACATATCTTTCCCGGATCGTTGCTGGTTTCAGTCGGAAGGGTCAATCAGGCGATCAATCGAACCAGCGATTTGTATCTGCATGACCTGGAGGATATGGGGGTGTTTTATGCCCGGACGCTCCGAATCTGGCGCGAGACCTTTTGTCAAAAACTGGACCAGGTCCGTGCGCTCGGGTTTAACGATGCGTTTATCCGTAAATGGTTGTATTACTTGAGTTATTGCGAAGCCGCTTTTTCCATGCGCAATATCAGTGTGGTGCAGGTGATCTATACCCGGCCCAATAATCCAACGCTCTTTTGACCGACAAAGCGGCGCCAAAGGGGCCGCACTCCAAAGGACATTATGATCTGGACGTTGCGCATTTTCTTTCTCTTTGTGTTGGCCAGCATGCTGGCGGTCACCA
Protein-coding regions in this window:
- a CDS encoding FAD-dependent oxidoreductase, with protein sequence MTTLAIIGTGIAGLGCAHFLHQRFDLTLFEQNDYVGGHTNTVEADEGGKPIPIDTGFMVYNEVTYPNLTRLFRELQVAVKPTTMSFSVQHIPTGLEFCGSSINHLFAQRRNLLRPRFLIMLAKIDRFNKEAVDALNEHRFQNYTVQQYIEERQYGDDLLNLYLIPMSSAVWSTPPDKMLEFPAVTLLRFFYNHGFLGLYTQHPWLTVDQGAKSYVAKITAPFQKKIRVNQPVVRVTRTSNQVIVQTRDGVTQTFDKVIFACHGDQALRLLGDPTPNEQRLLSAFSYQPNLAVLHTDASLMPRRKLAWSSWNYRIEFDERGKVSPTTIYWMNSLQGVSDKRNYFVSINGEHRINPQHILKRIEYEHPLFSLKAMNAQLELPKLNQISPLQTTYFCGSYFKYGFHEDAFTSALELSRTITGKAIWK
- a CDS encoding DUF1365 domain-containing protein encodes the protein MNLIQTTTSIPTGFSTSCLYECRVMHARLQPKPHRFEYRVFMMYLDLDEIPVLARHLWSFSRERFNLYAFRESDHFIGTAPTLKENIIDFASQHGVDVSGGRVTLLTLPRIAGYIFNPVSFYFCFDRQGAPACAIAEVNNTFHETKPYFVPKIGAHSDNPPRFRLLAPKYFYVSPFSELDFQFEFKLQLPDDSLKIYVNDFNGETKMLVSSLIGTREPLTDARLMWFAFKYPLLTLQVIGGIHYQALLLYLKKIPFHRKSANPTLQRDVIHPHHSIVGRTHETP
- a CDS encoding class I SAM-dependent methyltransferase, translated to MSSQPDHTNFLESPPSSSPDSSTTVTSAATESFGFYQRIVIGVLESMTRGCLNLEFPDGTNRAFGQPGTANSARLRILNPVFFKKCVLYGDIGFGEAYVDGDWDTDDITRVISWAINNIDTIQVMSGSKGKSWLVNIFGFLNRVYHLMRPNSLRTSRRNIQEHYDLGNAFYQTFLDSTMTYSCAYFAAPDQSLEAAQLAKYDALCRKLKLKATDHVLEIGTGWGGFSRYAAKTFGCRITTVTISEEQFKYAKSLVEREGLSDQIEIRLQDYRHIEGQFDKIVSIEMIEAVGDAFLETYFQKCQDVLKKDGLLALQMITCPDSRYELLRKGVDWIQKHIFPGSLLVSVGRVNQAINRTSDLYLHDLEDMGVFYARTLRIWRETFCQKLDQVRALGFNDAFIRKWLYYLSYCEAAFSMRNISVVQVIYTRPNNPTLF